From a single Ascaphus truei isolate aAscTru1 chromosome 2, aAscTru1.hap1, whole genome shotgun sequence genomic region:
- the FBXL7 gene encoding F-box/LRR-repeat protein 7, with the protein MGANNGKQYGSEGKGSSSISSDVSSSTDHTPTKAFKNVATSEDSDLSMRTLSTPSPALICPQNLHGFQNGRGSSTSSSSITGETVAIVHSPPPTRLTNPLIRLASKHQKEHASTDRLPDQCIIQIFSYLPTNQLCRCARVCRRWYNLAWDPRLWRTIRLTGETINVDRALKVLTRRLCQDTPNVCLMLETVIVSGCRRLTDRGLYIIAQCCPELRRLEVSSCYNISNEAVFDVVSLCPNLEHLDVSGCSKVTCISLTREASIKLSPMHGKQISIRYLDMTDCFVLEDEGLHTIAAHCTQLTHLYLRRCIRITDEGLRYIMIYCTSIKELSVSDCRFVSDFGMREIAKLESRLRYLSIAHCGRITDVGIRYIAKYCSKLRYLNARGCEGITDHGVEYLAKNCTKLKSLDIGKCPLVSDIGLEILALNCFNLKRLSLKSCESITGQGLQIVAANCFDLQMLNVQDCEVSVDALRFVKRHCKRCIIEHTNPAFF; encoded by the exons ACTCGGACTTGAGCATGCGAACACTAAGCACACCAAGCCCTGCACTCATTTGCCCACAAAACTTACACGGCTTTCAGAACGGAAGAGGATCCTCCACCTCCTCATCGTCCATCACTGGGGAGACAGTTGCTATAGTTCACTCGCCGCCTCCTACACGCCTGACCAATCCGCTTATACGTCTGGCCTCCAAGCATCAAAAGGAGCATGCGAGCACTGACCGACTCCCGGATCAATGCATTATCCAGATCTTCTCTTACCTGCCCACGAACCAACTGTGCCGCTGTGCCCGGGTGTGCCGACGCTGGTATAATCTAGCTTGGGACCCTCGGCTATGGAGGACTATTCGGCTGACCGGTGAAACAATAAATGTGGACAGGGCTCTAAAGGTACTGACCCGCAGACTTTGTCAGGATACCCCCAACGTCTGTCTCATGTTGGAGACAGTAATTGTTAGTGGCTGCAGGCGGCTTACAGATAGAGGACTTTACATCATCGCTCAGTGCTGCCCAGAACTGAGGAGGCTTGAAGTTTCCAGCTGTTACAACATCTCCAACGAGGCAGTCTTTGACGTGGTATCATTATGCCCAAACTTGGAGCACTTAGATGTGTCAG GTTGTTCTAAGGTGACCTGTATCAGCCTCACCCGGGAGGCGTCCATCAAGCTGTCTCCAATGCACGGTAAACAGATATCTATTCGCTACTTGGACATGACGGATTGCTTTGTCCTAGAGGATGAAGGACTGCACACCatcgcagcacactgcactcaaCTAACTCACCTGTACCTGCGGCGCTGCATCCGTATTACCGATGAGGGCCTTCGATACATCATGATATACTGCACATCCATCAAGGAACTGAGCGTCAGCGACTGCCGCTTTGTAAGTGATTTTGGCATGCGCGAGATCGCCAAGCTGGAGTCCCGCTTGCGGTATCTGAGCATTGCCCATTGTGGTCGGATAACAGATGTAGGCATTCGTTACATTGCCAAGTACTGCAGCAAGCTGCGCTACCTCAACGCGCGAGGATGCGAAGGCATCACGGACCACGGGGTGGAATACCTTGCCAAAAATTGCACAAAACTCAAGTCACTAGACATTGGCAAGTGTCCTTTGGTGTCTGATATTGGCTTGGAGATCTTGGCCCTGAACTGCTTTAACTTAAAGCGCCTGAGCCTGAAGTCTTGCGAGAGCATCACAGGTCAGGGGCTGCAGATCGTGGCTGCCAACTGCTTTGACCTGCAGATGCTCAACGTACAGGATTGTGAAGTCTCTGTAGATGCACTTCGGTTTGTCAAACGACATTGCAAGCGCTGTATAATTGAGCATACAAATCCTGCCTTTTTCTGA